From Streptomyces yatensis, one genomic window encodes:
- a CDS encoding FAD-dependent oxidoreductase, producing MTLTPQTRQRAVAALKEHLPADRVLTAGPEYAAGTALWNGAVTSRPAIVLRCTSTAEVQTGVRTAREFGLPLSVRGGGHDWAGRALTDQGLTLDLTPMSSVHVDVEARRATVAGGARTNHVLAAADPYGMVAATGTIGTVGMAGLTLGGGYGPLGGRFGLAADNLAGAEVVLADGSVVWTDAEHEPDLFWALRGGGGNFGVVTSMEIRLHTVSTVVTGMVLYPLRQAPKVFARLEELLADCPDELTVQTGIINGPDGAPMAMLWPTWSGEPAVGTDPSGPVQRLTRLGTPAVAEFETGSFATAIAARDTMFPDGRYVCLRTRSLPRHTPEVVDALVHGAKTMTSPLSAFSVHHFHGAATRVPWEETAFALRKPHMMAEVIAVWTPETDGGRHAAWADAASAALEPHAFAGGYGNLLGPDATDQIPHVFGGNTARLLAVKDTVDPDGVFQGIPLPIPAPRALSHR from the coding sequence ATGACACTCACCCCACAGACCCGGCAGAGGGCGGTAGCGGCGCTGAAGGAGCACCTGCCCGCCGACCGGGTCCTCACCGCGGGTCCCGAGTACGCGGCGGGCACCGCGCTCTGGAACGGCGCGGTCACCTCCCGGCCCGCGATTGTGCTGCGCTGCACATCGACCGCCGAGGTACAGACCGGAGTCCGGACCGCTCGGGAGTTCGGGTTGCCGCTCTCGGTGCGGGGCGGAGGCCACGACTGGGCGGGACGTGCCCTCACCGACCAGGGGCTGACGCTGGATCTGACCCCGATGTCCTCGGTGCATGTCGATGTGGAGGCCCGCCGGGCGACGGTTGCCGGAGGGGCCAGGACGAACCATGTGCTCGCCGCCGCCGACCCGTACGGCATGGTGGCCGCCACCGGCACCATCGGCACCGTGGGCATGGCCGGGCTGACCCTGGGGGGCGGCTACGGCCCGTTGGGCGGCCGATTCGGCCTCGCCGCGGACAACTTGGCGGGTGCCGAGGTCGTGCTGGCCGACGGATCCGTCGTGTGGACCGACGCCGAGCACGAACCGGACCTGTTCTGGGCGCTGCGCGGCGGAGGGGGCAACTTCGGCGTGGTGACGTCCATGGAGATCCGGCTGCATACGGTGTCCACCGTCGTCACCGGGATGGTGCTCTATCCGCTGCGGCAGGCGCCGAAGGTCTTCGCGCGGCTGGAGGAACTGCTCGCGGACTGCCCGGACGAGTTGACGGTGCAGACCGGAATCATCAACGGGCCCGACGGGGCACCGATGGCCATGCTGTGGCCGACCTGGTCCGGCGAACCCGCCGTCGGCACGGATCCATCCGGTCCGGTGCAGCGGCTGACGCGCCTGGGCACCCCCGCGGTGGCCGAGTTCGAGACCGGTTCGTTCGCGACCGCGATAGCCGCACGGGACACGATGTTCCCGGACGGGCGGTACGTCTGCCTCCGTACGCGCTCCCTCCCCCGCCACACCCCCGAGGTGGTGGACGCCCTGGTGCACGGCGCCAAGACGATGACCTCACCCCTGTCGGCCTTCTCGGTGCACCACTTCCACGGAGCGGCCACCCGCGTCCCGTGGGAGGAGACGGCCTTCGCGCTGCGCAAGCCCCACATGATGGCCGAGGTCATCGCCGTGTGGACGCCGGAGACGGACGGCGGGCGGCACGCCGCCTGGGCCGACGCCGCCTCGGCGGCGCTGGAGCCACATGCCTTCGCCGGTGGCTACGGGAACCTGCTGGGGCCCGACGCCACTGACCAGATCCCCCACGTCTTCGGTGGCAACACCGCCCGGCTGCTCGCGGTGAAGGACACCGTCGACCCGGACGGCGTGTTCCAGGGGATTCCCCTGCCGATCCCGGCACCCCGCGCGCTGAGCCACAGGTGA
- a CDS encoding GntR family transcriptional regulator: MAERDLPLYEQIRRELEGNIRDGRWAPGTRVPTEAELGEQFSVSRITVQRALRDLADAGLVVRYRRHGTFVAQTTDEENLLRSAGVLTSGPETHGDHRVISAKVLPAGGAALRLPGLDDNDAVVQLDRHKLSADGSRVTGTELAVLPFRFAPDLLDQDLVTITSHMYLRDRGVPLQRSRLYVEPYALDEEHAELFGLKPGTAVFRWLRVTWAENDEVVEHLEIILPTDTSRFYVETSLPGPLG, encoded by the coding sequence ATGGCCGAACGTGACCTCCCGCTGTACGAGCAGATCCGCAGGGAGCTGGAGGGAAACATCCGGGACGGCCGGTGGGCACCCGGGACCCGGGTGCCCACCGAAGCCGAGCTCGGAGAACAGTTCAGCGTCTCGCGCATCACCGTGCAGCGCGCGCTGCGCGACCTCGCGGACGCCGGGCTGGTCGTCCGGTACCGCAGGCACGGCACGTTCGTCGCACAGACCACCGATGAGGAAAACCTGCTCCGCTCCGCGGGCGTGCTGACCAGCGGGCCGGAAACCCACGGCGACCACCGGGTGATCAGCGCCAAGGTCCTGCCCGCGGGCGGCGCGGCCCTGCGGCTGCCCGGCCTGGACGACAACGACGCCGTCGTACAACTCGACCGCCACAAGCTGAGCGCAGACGGCAGCCGCGTGACCGGCACGGAGCTCGCCGTGCTGCCCTTCCGGTTCGCCCCCGACCTGCTGGACCAGGACCTGGTCACCATCACGAGCCATATGTACCTCCGCGACCGCGGAGTGCCCCTGCAACGCTCACGGCTCTACGTGGAGCCGTACGCCCTGGACGAGGAGCACGCCGAGCTCTTCGGCCTGAAACCGGGTACCGCGGTCTTCCGCTGGCTGCGCGTCACCTGGGCGGAGAACGACGAGGTGGTCGAACACCTCGAAATCATCCTGCCGACCGACACTTCCCGCTTCTACGTGGAGACCTCGCTCCCCGGCCCGCTCGGCTGA
- a CDS encoding ABC transporter substrate-binding protein: protein MDSPRSALPALCAVSSALALTVALTGCGSPNPAAGGGGGALVVAGYGGSFETAFRDSVLPAFEKSCGCKVTYIPGSSTDTVAKLKAQRANPQIDVALVDDGPQTQAQEAGLLASVDTKVVPVDEVVPIARMENNSGVGFGLTATGIAYNPEWFEDHGIPKPTTWEDLANPKLKDKVVLPSITNTYGVGLLVGASKANGGSEKDVDPGLTAVKKIAKNAATFDTTADVSNYFLQGQAAASVWGVSRTSTLAEKDFPIEFAYPKDGAIGLVTTANVVKQAPHEEVAQKFVAHLLEPSVQRALAKATYDGSVVQGVKEDPALKDKVVSADKVDSLLRLDWKTINKNRSAWTDQWNKQVESK from the coding sequence ATGGATTCCCCCCGATCAGCCCTGCCCGCCCTGTGTGCCGTGTCCAGTGCCCTCGCGCTCACCGTCGCCCTCACCGGCTGCGGCTCTCCCAACCCCGCCGCCGGCGGCGGCGGGGGCGCCTTGGTGGTGGCCGGCTACGGCGGCTCGTTCGAGACGGCGTTCCGCGACTCGGTACTGCCCGCGTTCGAGAAGAGCTGCGGCTGCAAGGTCACCTATATCCCCGGCTCGTCCACGGACACCGTCGCCAAGCTCAAGGCGCAGCGCGCCAACCCGCAGATCGACGTCGCGCTGGTCGACGACGGTCCCCAGACGCAGGCGCAGGAGGCCGGGCTGCTCGCGTCGGTCGACACCAAGGTGGTGCCGGTGGACGAGGTGGTGCCGATCGCCCGGATGGAGAACAACTCGGGGGTGGGATTCGGGCTGACGGCCACGGGTATCGCCTACAACCCCGAGTGGTTCGAGGACCACGGCATCCCCAAGCCCACCACCTGGGAGGACCTGGCCAACCCCAAGCTCAAGGACAAGGTGGTCCTTCCGTCGATCACCAACACCTACGGGGTGGGGCTGCTGGTCGGCGCGTCCAAGGCGAACGGCGGCTCGGAGAAGGACGTCGACCCCGGCCTCACGGCGGTCAAGAAGATCGCCAAGAACGCGGCGACGTTCGACACCACCGCCGATGTGTCCAACTACTTCCTCCAGGGCCAGGCCGCCGCCTCGGTGTGGGGGGTGTCGCGGACCTCGACACTCGCGGAGAAGGACTTCCCGATCGAGTTCGCCTACCCGAAGGACGGTGCCATCGGCCTGGTGACCACGGCGAACGTGGTGAAGCAGGCACCGCATGAGGAGGTGGCCCAGAAGTTCGTCGCCCATCTGCTGGAGCCGTCCGTCCAGCGGGCGCTGGCCAAGGCGACCTACGACGGCTCGGTGGTCCAGGGCGTCAAGGAGGACCCCGCCCTGAAGGACAAGGTCGTCAGCGCCGACAAGGTGGACTCCCTGCTGAGGCTCGACTGGAAGACCATCAACAAGAACCGCTCCGCCTGGACCGACCAGTGGAACAAGCAGGTGGAGAGCAAGTGA
- a CDS encoding ABC transporter ATP-binding protein produces the protein MTAGTETVGTKAAPDAAARAGTTRGRLVLQGIHKALGGKEVVRGIDLTMEPGEFLTLLGPSGCGKSTTLNMVAGHLLPDSGVVEVDGRDITHLPANRRAMGMVFQSYALFPHMTVAENIAFGLRMRKVGAAQRRRRATEALELVGLDGMGERYPRQLSGGQRQRTALARALIVEPDLLLLDEPFSNLDAQLRVRLREEVAALQRRVGTTTILVTHDQDEALAVSDRIAVMAEGTIHQLDAPETVYLRPATDFVAQFVGEVNVLDGIAAGAAAEGHRCRIGDTHLLTATPVGAAPGDGEAVRLYVRPEAVRVLAVSEGVPPAGTAARPGLPGTVEATRFLGTRIRCVVATAAGRVEATLPFGSEVPRLGEEVICAWQPQHASLTARP, from the coding sequence GTGACCGCGGGGACGGAAACCGTGGGCACGAAGGCCGCGCCGGACGCCGCCGCACGGGCCGGAACCACCCGCGGGCGGCTGGTCCTCCAGGGGATCCACAAGGCCCTGGGCGGCAAGGAGGTCGTACGCGGTATCGACCTGACGATGGAGCCCGGGGAGTTCCTCACCCTGCTCGGTCCGTCGGGGTGTGGCAAGAGCACCACGCTGAACATGGTGGCGGGCCATCTGCTGCCGGACTCCGGCGTGGTGGAGGTGGACGGGCGGGACATCACCCATCTCCCCGCGAACCGGCGGGCCATGGGCATGGTCTTCCAGTCCTATGCCCTGTTCCCCCATATGACGGTGGCGGAGAACATCGCGTTCGGCCTGCGGATGCGCAAGGTCGGGGCCGCCCAGCGCAGGCGCAGGGCGACCGAGGCCCTGGAGCTGGTGGGGCTCGACGGCATGGGCGAGCGCTATCCGCGCCAGCTCTCCGGCGGGCAGCGCCAGCGCACGGCCCTGGCCAGGGCGCTGATCGTGGAACCCGATCTGCTGCTGCTCGACGAGCCGTTCTCCAACCTCGACGCCCAGCTCAGGGTGCGACTGCGCGAGGAGGTCGCCGCCCTCCAGCGCCGGGTGGGCACCACCACCATTCTGGTCACCCACGATCAGGACGAGGCGCTCGCGGTGTCGGACCGGATCGCGGTGATGGCCGAGGGGACGATCCATCAGCTGGACGCCCCCGAGACCGTGTATCTGCGTCCGGCCACGGACTTCGTGGCGCAGTTCGTCGGCGAGGTCAATGTGCTCGACGGGATCGCGGCGGGGGCGGCCGCCGAAGGGCACCGCTGCCGGATCGGTGACACCCATCTCCTCACGGCGACACCGGTCGGCGCCGCGCCGGGCGACGGCGAGGCGGTACGGCTCTATGTGCGGCCGGAGGCCGTGCGGGTGCTGGCCGTATCCGAGGGCGTGCCACCGGCCGGTACGGCGGCGCGGCCGGGGCTTCCCGGCACCGTCGAGGCCACCCGTTTCCTCGGCACCCGCATCCGCTGCGTCGTGGCCACGGCGGCGGGACGTGTCGAGGCCACACTGCCGTTCGGTTCCGAGGTGCCCAGGCTGGGCGAGGAGGTGATCTGCGCATGGCAGCCACAGCACGCATCGCTGACGGCCCGGCCCTGA
- a CDS encoding ABC transporter permease: protein MAATARIADGPALRPDDSAPAPKVPRQVTARGPWRTGLLLASPAIAVLALLFIAPLFMLVYNSFRTQAGDPTLRNYTRFLGDSFYRDVLWHTLWIGALTTLGCLVVGYPFAVYLRGRSPRARNYLSLVLLSPLLISMVTRAYGWLVLLGPKGPIADGFHAVGLEAPKMLYNDTAVVVGMVHVMLAYMVLPLMGSLDRIDPALTPAAKGLGASGWTCFWRITVPLSLPGMLAGSLIVFSLTVSSFVTPAILGGPTVKLMPYFVYTEATSNLNWPYAAAIGFVLIVVTTILTAVYARLLRGRGGKEVFA, encoded by the coding sequence ATGGCAGCCACAGCACGCATCGCTGACGGCCCGGCCCTGAGGCCCGACGACTCCGCGCCGGCCCCGAAGGTTCCCCGGCAGGTCACGGCGCGCGGCCCCTGGCGCACCGGACTGCTGCTGGCCTCCCCCGCCATCGCCGTGCTCGCCCTGCTCTTCATCGCACCGCTGTTCATGCTGGTGTACAACAGCTTCCGCACCCAGGCGGGCGATCCCACACTGCGGAACTACACACGGTTCCTCGGGGACTCCTTCTACCGGGACGTGCTGTGGCACACCCTGTGGATCGGTGCGCTGACCACTCTCGGCTGCCTCGTCGTGGGCTACCCGTTCGCCGTCTATCTGCGCGGACGCTCGCCCCGGGCACGCAACTACCTGTCCCTCGTACTGCTGTCGCCACTGCTCATCTCCATGGTGACCAGGGCGTACGGGTGGCTGGTGCTGCTCGGGCCGAAGGGGCCGATCGCGGACGGGTTCCACGCCGTGGGCCTGGAGGCGCCGAAGATGCTGTACAACGACACCGCGGTCGTCGTCGGCATGGTGCATGTGATGCTCGCCTATATGGTGCTCCCCCTGATGGGCAGCCTGGACCGGATCGACCCGGCGCTCACGCCCGCGGCCAAGGGCCTGGGGGCGAGCGGCTGGACCTGCTTCTGGCGGATCACCGTCCCGCTGTCCTTGCCGGGGATGCTCGCCGGTTCGCTGATCGTGTTCAGCCTGACCGTCTCCAGCTTCGTCACCCCGGCGATTCTGGGCGGGCCCACCGTGAAGCTGATGCCGTACTTCGTCTACACCGAGGCGACGTCCAACCTGAACTGGCCGTACGCGGCGGCCATCGGCTTCGTGCTGATCGTGGTCACGACGATTCTGACGGCCGTGTACGCCCGGCTGCTGCGCGGGCGTGGCGGCAAGGAGGTGTTCGCGTGA
- a CDS encoding ABC transporter permease: MNTAKATTASATNEAAGGAGDKPVAVGVGERARRLLGAAFAALVGLFLLAPVLVTIASSLTTTSYVTFPPKGLTLHWYAELLNRPEFLDSFLLSIGVAAGAAVVSTALGLAAGLAIHRYPFPGKSVLDRVFSSAFAVPTIVLGIGLLQWYAQLGMASSPLTLLLAHLVLTVPYTVRLVLAGLAGLDRSAELAAAGLGAKAPQVFWHVTLPAVRGPLIAGAFFALITSFDDLTIALFVVTTDMQTLPVRIFNYLQYNYDPTVTAVGTVMVLFAAVAVVIIERVVGVAHLFGADPER, encoded by the coding sequence GTGAACACGGCGAAGGCAACCACCGCATCGGCGACGAACGAGGCGGCCGGCGGGGCCGGGGACAAGCCGGTCGCCGTGGGTGTGGGCGAGCGCGCGAGGCGCCTGCTCGGGGCCGCGTTCGCCGCCCTCGTCGGGCTGTTCCTGCTGGCGCCCGTGCTGGTGACCATCGCCTCGTCGCTCACCACGACCAGCTATGTCACCTTCCCGCCCAAGGGGCTGACCCTGCACTGGTACGCGGAGCTGCTGAACCGCCCCGAGTTCCTGGACTCCTTCCTGCTCAGCATCGGCGTGGCGGCGGGGGCGGCCGTGGTGTCCACGGCGCTCGGGCTCGCGGCGGGGCTGGCCATCCACCGCTACCCGTTCCCGGGGAAGTCGGTGCTGGACAGGGTGTTCTCGAGCGCGTTCGCCGTGCCGACGATCGTGCTCGGCATCGGGCTGCTCCAGTGGTACGCCCAGCTCGGCATGGCCTCCAGCCCGCTCACCCTGCTGCTGGCGCATCTGGTGCTGACCGTCCCGTACACGGTGCGCCTGGTCCTGGCCGGTCTCGCCGGGCTCGACCGCTCGGCGGAGCTGGCGGCCGCCGGTCTGGGTGCGAAGGCGCCGCAGGTGTTCTGGCATGTGACGCTGCCCGCCGTGCGCGGTCCGCTGATCGCGGGGGCGTTCTTCGCCCTGATCACGTCCTTCGACGACCTGACGATCGCGCTGTTCGTGGTGACCACGGACATGCAGACCCTGCCGGTGCGGATCTTCAACTACCTCCAGTACAACTACGACCCGACCGTGACCGCCGTCGGCACCGTGATGGTGCTCTTCGCCGCGGTGGCCGTCGTCATCATCGAGCGCGTCGTCGGCGTCGCTCATCTCTTCGGGGCCGATCCCGAGCGGTGA
- a CDS encoding NAD(P)/FAD-dependent oxidoreductase: MRVVVIGAGVVGAAVAAELAARGARVTVLEADHPGAGTTANSFAWINSANKEPEPYFALNHAGMRAHDALAGDGAPWFFPTGNLEWAVTDRHKEVLAGRVARLTARDYPVEWITAQQAGKLEPDLAATPSDAVFAFFPEEAYTLPVLLLSRLLGGARDRGVTVVGGARVTAIEHGPAGTAVICADGGRYVADTVVSCAGRWTQGVAALAGAHVPMADPDLAGSATVGFLATTAPTAARLSRVLTGPRLNVRPDGGGRLLLQALDLDAAADPATPYPPDGEIATDMLARLPGVLNAAEGTVVEKVRVGQRAMPGDGFTVAGFPATDVPFYVVATHSGITLAPLLGRLVADELHGHESPLLRDFRPGRFTSGEVLPPPPAARRPGEQ; encoded by the coding sequence GTGCGAGTTGTGGTCATCGGAGCCGGAGTGGTGGGCGCGGCCGTGGCGGCGGAACTGGCCGCTCGCGGCGCCCGGGTCACCGTGCTCGAGGCGGATCACCCCGGAGCGGGCACCACCGCGAACTCGTTCGCCTGGATCAACAGCGCGAACAAGGAGCCCGAGCCGTACTTCGCGCTCAACCACGCCGGTATGCGCGCTCACGACGCGTTGGCCGGGGACGGCGCGCCGTGGTTCTTCCCCACCGGAAACCTGGAGTGGGCGGTGACGGACCGCCACAAGGAGGTGCTGGCCGGGCGGGTGGCGCGGCTGACGGCCAGGGACTACCCGGTGGAGTGGATCACCGCGCAACAGGCCGGGAAGCTGGAACCGGACCTCGCGGCGACACCGTCGGACGCCGTGTTCGCCTTCTTCCCCGAGGAGGCGTACACACTGCCCGTGCTGCTGCTGTCCCGGCTGCTGGGCGGGGCCAGGGACCGGGGCGTGACGGTGGTCGGCGGCGCCAGGGTGACCGCGATCGAGCACGGCCCGGCGGGAACGGCCGTGATCTGCGCCGACGGCGGCCGCTACGTGGCGGACACGGTGGTGAGCTGCGCGGGCCGGTGGACACAGGGCGTGGCCGCGCTGGCCGGTGCGCACGTCCCCATGGCCGACCCGGATCTCGCGGGCTCGGCGACGGTCGGCTTCCTCGCCACCACCGCACCGACGGCCGCACGCCTGTCCCGCGTGCTGACCGGCCCGCGGCTCAATGTCCGCCCCGACGGCGGTGGCCGTCTGCTCCTCCAGGCCCTGGACCTGGACGCGGCCGCGGACCCCGCCACGCCGTACCCGCCCGACGGCGAGATCGCCACCGACATGCTGGCCCGTCTGCCCGGGGTGCTGAACGCCGCCGAGGGCACCGTCGTGGAGAAGGTCCGGGTCGGTCAACGCGCCATGCCGGGCGACGGTTTCACGGTGGCGGGCTTCCCCGCCACCGACGTTCCGTTCTACGTGGTGGCGACCCACAGCGGCATCACCCTGGCCCCGCTGCTCGGCCGCCTGGTCGCGGACGAGCTCCACGGCCATGAGTCCCCCCTGCTGAGGGACTTCCGGCCGGGCCGCTTCACCTCGGGCGAGGTGCTGCCCCCGCCCCCTGCGGCACGGCGCCCGGGCGAGCAGTGA
- a CDS encoding SGNH/GDSL hydrolase family protein, translating to MTARRAAFGGAAAALLAAAALQATPAEAAGGRHDVVTWAASADRLGDGTPDRGYRMVVHTSVGGSELRIRLSNAFGDRPLTLDSVYTGVQRSGAELRPGSNRRLTFGGAHTVTIPAGGTVLSDALPGSLPAETNLVVSLHTPDAAGPATGHGMAMQTSYTTQGDHTGEESATHWTETTGSWFYLDAATVRTSAATGAVVALGDSITDGWQSTTDLNRRWPDYLARRLRTAASDVRGVANEGISGNKVLADGAGQSALNRLDRDVLSLPGVRTVFLFEGVNDIKAHTGVTAADMIDGYRQIIARAHAAGKCVVGATVGPFKGWSEWDAAAESVRQGVNAFVRGSGEFDAVTDFDRVLRSPYDPERVLPFLDNGDHLHPNDKGMQAMADAIDLTALDCADGPRSTA from the coding sequence ATGACGGCCCGCCGCGCCGCCTTCGGCGGCGCGGCCGCCGCACTGCTCGCGGCCGCCGCCCTCCAGGCCACCCCCGCCGAGGCGGCGGGCGGCCGGCACGACGTCGTCACCTGGGCGGCGAGCGCGGATCGCCTGGGGGACGGGACGCCGGACCGCGGCTACCGGATGGTCGTGCACACCAGCGTCGGCGGGAGCGAGCTGCGCATCCGTCTCTCCAACGCCTTCGGCGACCGGCCGCTGACCCTCGACAGCGTCTACACCGGCGTCCAGAGGTCGGGTGCCGAGCTGCGGCCGGGCAGCAACCGGCGGCTGACGTTCGGCGGCGCGCACACCGTCACCATTCCGGCGGGCGGGACCGTGCTCAGCGACGCCCTGCCCGGCAGCCTGCCCGCCGAGACCAACCTGGTCGTCAGCCTCCACACCCCCGACGCCGCCGGTCCGGCCACGGGGCACGGGATGGCGATGCAGACGTCGTACACGACCCAGGGCGATCACACGGGAGAGGAGAGCGCCACCCACTGGACGGAGACCACCGGCTCCTGGTTCTACCTCGACGCCGCCACCGTCCGCACGTCCGCCGCCACCGGTGCCGTGGTGGCGCTCGGCGACTCCATCACCGACGGCTGGCAGTCCACCACCGACCTCAACCGCCGCTGGCCCGACTACCTCGCGCGCCGGTTGCGGACGGCGGCCTCCGACGTCAGGGGAGTGGCGAACGAGGGGATCTCCGGCAACAAGGTCCTCGCCGACGGCGCCGGTCAGAGCGCCCTGAACCGGCTCGACCGCGATGTCCTGTCCCTCCCGGGTGTGCGGACCGTGTTCCTCTTCGAGGGCGTCAACGACATCAAGGCACACACCGGTGTCACCGCCGCGGACATGATCGACGGCTACCGCCAGATCATCGCGCGGGCGCACGCGGCCGGGAAGTGCGTGGTCGGCGCCACCGTGGGCCCCTTCAAGGGCTGGTCCGAATGGGACGCGGCCGCCGAGTCGGTACGTCAGGGCGTCAACGCCTTCGTCCGCGGCAGCGGCGAGTTCGACGCGGTCACCGACTTCGACCGCGTCCTGCGCAGCCCCTACGACCCCGAGCGGGTGCTGCCGTTCCTCGACAACGGCGACCATCTGCACCCCAACGACAAGGGGATGCAGGCGATGGCCGACGCCATCGACCTGACGGCACTCGACTGCGCCGACGGCCCGCGCTCCACGGCCTGA